The Campylobacter concisus genome segment TCGGCTACTGGTATCATGCTAGGCATCAACACCTACGATCAGCCAGGCGTTGAGATAGGAAAACGTATCCTAAAAACCATGCTTTTAAAGTAGAAAATGAAGAAATTTCTACTTTTGGCTCTTTTTGCTACGCAAATTTTTGCCTTTTCGGCGAGCAAATTTGTAAATGACGCTAGGTCGCAGATAGGCGTGACGCTAAGTTACGATTCAAGCTACGAAAAGTTAGCCTATCCTATGGGCGATGTGGATATCGAAAAGGGCGTTTGCACAGATGTTGTGGTAAGGGCTTTGCGGCATCAAGATATGGATCTGCAAAGGCTCATTTTTGAAGATATGAGTAGAAATTTTGCAAGCTATCCTAAAAAATGGGGACTTAAAAAGGCTGATAAAAACATCGATCACAGGCGTGTTTTAAACATCGCTACCTATCTAAAAAGAAAAGGTTTTGAGGTGAGTGATGATAAATTTTTACCAGGGGATATCGTCACATGGGTGCTGCCAGGAAATTTACCTCACATCGGTGTGATCTCAGATAAATTTGAAGGCCAAACACCGTTTGTCATCCACAATATCGGCTCTGGCGTGCAAGAAGAAAACATACTTTATAGCTACAAGATCACGGGGCATTTTAGGCTAAAGTAGCAAAATGGCTTTTTAATCAAATTTTAGGCAAAATCCAAAAAATAAATTCAAGGAAAAATAATGTTAGAAGTTAGGGGACTTACTCAAAGATTTGCAAGCAGTTTGCTATTTGAGGATGTAAATTTAAAGCTAAATCGCCACAACAGATATGGGCTAATCGGTGCAAATGGCGCTGGCAAATCGACATTTTTAAAAATTTTAAGCGGAGCTATCGAGCCAACTAGCGGCGAGATCATCATAGAAAATGGGCTAAAAGTTGGCGTGCTTGGGCAAGATCAGTTTGCGTTTGAAAATTTCACGCTAAAAGATGCCGTGCTTTATGGCAACAAACGCCTATATGACGCTGTCAAAGAGAAAGAGAAGCTCTATATGAGCGAGGAATTTACAGATGAGATAAATGAGCGCTTAAGCGAGCTTGAGATGATAAGCGCCGAGGAGGATCCAAGCTACGAGTACGAGACTAGGATAGAAAAAATTTTAAGCTCGCTAGGGCTAAATGAATTTGATAAGCTCATGAGCGAGGTTGAAAACTCAGATAAAGTTAAGGTTTTGCTAGCGCAGGTGCTATTTCCAAAGCCAGACATCTTGTTTTTAGACGAGCCAACAAACAACCTTGATATAGACGCGATCGCATGGCTAGAAAACGAG includes the following:
- a CDS encoding DUF1287 domain-containing protein codes for the protein MKKFLLLALFATQIFAFSASKFVNDARSQIGVTLSYDSSYEKLAYPMGDVDIEKGVCTDVVVRALRHQDMDLQRLIFEDMSRNFASYPKKWGLKKADKNIDHRRVLNIATYLKRKGFEVSDDKFLPGDIVTWVLPGNLPHIGVISDKFEGQTPFVIHNIGSGVQEENILYSYKITGHFRLK